ACGCCGTCGCGGTCTCGCAGAACGCGTCGGTGGTGTAGAAACCGCCGTGCGGGCCTTTCAGATCCACATCGGCGAAGGACAGGCCGGAGTCATCCGATCCGCTGACCGTGACCGGGAACACCACGTTGTGCGTGATCCCCACGATGACGTCATGGCCGGAGTTGACGGTGGCGCCGCTGATCACCGGGGTGCGGGGTGCGGTGGCCGATGCGGCGTCGGCGGAGGCGCCGATGCCCGCCAGCGCGACGGCGACGGCCCCCACCACAGCGGTGCGGCCTGCCGCGCGACCGCCGGACCTGTGCTGCAGGACACGTGCGGTGGTGACGGGCGGGGCGGCGTCGCGCCCGCCACTTGGTCTGGCGCCCGGTGATGCAGCGAAGCGGCTCATCAATCCTCCCAAGGGGTGACGGGTTCTGCTGCCAACCACCCCACGAGCGACGGCAGTTGGCGGCGAGCGCGGGAGACGGGTGGGTGTCACCCCCTACGACTGCCGAACCGGCCCGACCGTTGCCCCCCCGGCCGGATCGGGAAAACAACCCGCCACGGGAGGAGGGGCGGAGGGCGGCCGCGGTGGGCTGGCGGGGGTGGTTCAGCGGCGGGTCGTGGGGGCGGACCGGGTCGAGCAGCTGGGCAGGGAACGCGTGGAGGCGGAAGCCGGGGTGGCCCGCTGGCGGCTGCCGCAGCGGCAGGGGCCGTTGCCCGGCGTGAGGCGACCAGCGTCACCGCCGGCGGCCGAGCACGCCGCAGAGGCGCTGGAGCGGATCGCAGCCGAGGTGGCGTCTCAGCGCACGGGAAACACGCCGCACACGTGTCCTGCCTCACTTTCGAGGCCGCCGGGCAACCCTTGTGGCGCTGAAGTCTTCTCCCTGAGGTGAAGATCCTTAAGAGGCGGCCTCGCCTGCTCATACTCCTGACCCTGGCCGTGGTGGCGGCCGTGACGGTGACCGTCGTCATGATCATCCAGGCGAACAAGATGGAGACCGTCTCCCCGGGCGAGGAACGTGACCGGGCCGCGTCCGGAGCCGCCGTACCGCCGGGGCAGGTGGACTGCCGGAAGGTCAAGTGCATCGCGCTCACCTTCGACGGCAACCCGGGCGAACCCACCGACCGGCTGATGGACCTCCTCAAGGAGTACAAGGCACCGTCGACGTTCTTCCTCGAGGGCCGGCGCATCCACAAGTTCCCGGAGGTAGTGCGGCGGATCGCCAAGGACGGCCACGAGATCGGGGACCACACCTGGACGCACGCGGTGCTGACCGATGTCTCCGACGCGCAGATCCGCGACGAACTGCGCCGCACAGCCCGGGCCATCTCCGGCCTCACCGGCAGCGAGCCGACGCTGATGCGCCCGCCCCAGGGCCGCACCGACGACCGCGTCTCCAAGGTCTCGAAAGAACTGGGGATGGCGCAGGTGCTGTGGACGGTGACCGCGAAGGACTACGAGACGGACGACACCGCGCTGATCACCAAGCGCGTGCTCGCGGGCGCAGGCCGCGACGGGATCATCCTGCTCCACCCGCTGCACAAGGGCACCGTGCCGGCCATGCCTTCCATCCTCAAGGCGCTCCGCAAGCAGGGCTACACCTTCGTGACCGTCTCCCAGCTGCTCGCTCCGTCCAAGGCCGAGCCCGGCAAGATCTACAAGTGACGGACTGACGCGCGAAGCGTCCGCCTGCCTGGGCCCCTCGCCACCACCGGAGTGCGGCCGGGGCCGAAGTGGCGGGCTGAGGACCGGCCACGGCCGTCCCGGTCGGGAGGGCGGACGCCGGGCTGCGCAGGATCATGCCTGAGCCGGCCGAGGAGGAAGCGGCGGCATGTGCGTGACGTTGAAGTCGCCGCTCCCCCGACCGGGACGGGCCGTGCCCGCCGAGTTCCCGTCCAGGCAGTCCTCGCCGAAGCCCAGGCCCGCAAGGACTGGCGCTACGCGCAGTACGCAGTCGCCGCCGTCAACGATGCAGGAACCATCAGGTTCCTGTGCTGGGGCTGCTCGAGCAGCTCGTCCTGCGTGCCCTCGCCGAGCGTTCGGGCGACGGTTCCGTCGTACCGCGTGAGCGGGCCGGCCGGCGTGCCCTGTGAGAGAGCGCCGGAGCCGTCACGACGGCCTCGCCAGCCCGGTACTCATTCTCAACATCGGGGCCGAGGGCGGCACTGTGGTCTGCGACTGGCTGCGCGACGCCGCCGAGTTCGGCATCCCTCCGCCCGCACCCTCTTCGTCTTGCGAGACCCCGGACCGAACCGTCTTGATGAGGACGCTCTGGGTCAGCAGAGCAGCGATGCCCCCTCAGGGGCTGTCCGGACGTTGTGGCCCAGTCGCTTCCCGCCGAAGGATTCGCCGCTCTGCCGGACCATCTCGTCGCCGGACCTGAGGGCAGCCGGCGGCCGGCCGGGCCGACCCGCACGAACGGTCCGCCGAAGCGCACTACGCTGGGCCGAGCGTTGTCCGGCCCGCCGAGCATGCCAAGGGGGTTCGCCATGACCGCCGAGATGGTCGCTCCGGCGTGGATGCATGCGCAGGTCACCGCGGAACAGTACGACTCCTGGTCCGAGGAGCAGTGCGCGGGTATCGAGGTCGTGGACGGGATGATCGTTGTGAGCCCCAGCGCGTCCAAGCGGCACAACCGCCTGGCCCGGATCCTGGCGAATGCCCTGGACGCCACCGCAGGACCCAACTGGAACGCGGACACCGACTTCGACGTCCGTCTGCAGGACGTGCCGCTCACCAACCGCCGCCCGGACGTCGTCGTCTATCGCGCCGACACCCTCGACATCACGCCGACCCGCCCGGAGCATGTGCTCCTGGTGGTCGAGGTCGTCGCACCCGGTTCGGAGACCACCGACCGGATCGTGAAGGTGGACCAGTACGCCAAGGCCGGCATCCCCTTCTACTGGCGCATCGAGCAGAGCGTTACCGGCCTTCCCCTCGTCTACACCTACCTTCTCGACCCTGCCAGTGGGGTCTACCGCGACGATGTTGTGTTCACCGGTGTGGTCAAGGCCGCGGCACCCTTCCGGGTGGAGATCGACCTCAGCACACTCTGACGAGGGGGCCGTGGTCCCCGGCTGCCTGCAGAGGCCCGGCTGCGCGACAGCGCTCACGGGCACCCTCGCGGGCTTCCGCGGCACCCCCGACGATGTGAGCGGGGCCGTCGAGGCCCGCATGCGCCGCTCGCACGTCATCCGTGAGGGCAACCACCGCTTCGCGACGCTCTCGAGGAGAACGTCCTCCATCACCGCGTCGGCGACGCCAACTGGAGCATGTGCTGGCCTGCGTGGAGCTGTCGTCCATGTCGCTCGGCGTCATTCCCGCGGAGGCCCGGGAGCCGGTCATGTGGCCGCTCGAGCAGTTCACGGTCTTCGACGCCCCCCGGATCCTGTGACTGAGCGCTTCAGTTGGCCACTCTGAGCGTCACAGTTGGCCGCAGGGTAGCGACCACGTCGTGTTACTGATGCCGATCCGAGCCTCTCCTGGGCACGACCTGGGGGGTGGCCGGACCACCAGCATCAGGCGTATCTGGATCACTGTCTGCGGATTCCCGAGGCTGATGGGGCAGACGCAACACAGACCTACGGAATCGGAGACGCACGCGATGCGCGTTGTGATCATGGGTGGGACGTCCGGGATCGGCCTCGCGGCAGCCGAGAGGCTGACGGCTGCCGGCGCCGAGGTGATAGTGACCGGACGGGACCCTGAGAAGCTGGCGGCAGCCAAGGACCGGGTGGCCGGTGCCGAACAGGTCGACGGCGCCTCGGAAACGGACGTGGCGGAGTTCTTCGAGCGGATCGGCGTCATCGGCCATCTCGTGCTGGCATTCAGTCCGGGCGCGCTCGGGTTCGGGCCGCTCGCGGACGTGAGCCTGGCCAGCATCAGGGGTGCCTTCGACGGCAAGCTCTTCCCCTACCTGTACGCGATCCAGAAGGCCGACGTCACCGGCTCGGTCACGATGATCTCCGCAGCCACCGCGAGGGCCGCCCTGCCCGGCAGCGTGGCGCTCGCCGCGGTCAACGGGGCGATCGAACGCATCGTGTCCCCGCTCGCCGCCGAACTGGCTCCGGTGCGGGTCAACGCCGTGGCCCCCGGGGCCGTCGACACTGCCTGGTGGTCGTTCCTGCCGGAGGAACAGCGTGCGGCCCAGTTCACCGCCGTGGCGGCGGACCTTCCGGCCAAGCGGATCGGTCGGCCCGGCGATGTCGCGAACGCGATCGCCTACCTCATCGGCGCCGACTATGTGACGGGCACGGTCCTCCCGGTCGACGGCGGGTTCACCGTCGCCTGACGTTCACGCACCCGGATTCCTGACGAGTTTGAGGAATTGGCTCTCCACTTCTGAGCCCGGTGGCAGCAGATACGACACCAGCGTCTTGTCGTCGTTCGCCACGTGCAGCTTCACGTAGTCGAGGGTGACCTCGCCGAGCAGCGGATGGTCGATCGTACGGGCCTTGGGCACGAACGGCGCCAGCTCCTTGCGTCGCCACAGGCGGGCGAAGTCGGGGCTGGCGTCGGCCAGTTCCGCGATGAGTCCGGTGATCTCGGGCGCCAGGATGCCTTCGTTCGCCTGCGTGCGGAACAGCGCGACGGTGAGCGCGGCCTCCGTCTCCCAGTCTCGGGTCATCTCCCGCACCTCGGGCGCGGTGAACGTGAGCCACAGGACGTTGCGCCGCGATGCGGGCAAGGCGCCCAGGTCGCCGTAGAGGAGTTCGCAGCCGCGGTTCCAGGCCAGGATGTCGAACCGCGGGTTCACGATGAAGGCCGGGTTCGGGTCGAGGTGGGTGAGCAACAGCTCGTACTGGGCTGGCAGTTCGGCGCGCGAAGGCGCCCCGTCCGGAGGCGGTTCATCGGCCAGCCGGAACAGATGGGCACGCTCGACCTCATCAAGTCCGAGTGCCGTGGCCAGGCTCCCGAGAATCTGGCGCGAGACGCGGATATTGCGGGCCTGCTCCAGCCACGTGTACCAGGTGATGCTCACCCCGGCGAGCGTCGCCACTTCCTCGCGCCGCAGCCCGGGAGTGCGCCGCCGCCCGAAGGTTGGCAGCCCCGCGTCGGCAGGCGTGCGCCGCGCCCGCCGGCTGCGGAGGAACTCGGCAAGCTCACGCCGCCGGCCCTGCGCTGTCATCTGCACCTCCAGCCGCTCGGTCACCACAGACTCTAGGCCAACCGGCCTTCCCGGCCCTGGCCCAGCCAGCCCACAGTTGTCTGCACCCGCACGACCAACGAGGCGGCCAACTATCGCGCTCAGCGGCCAATTGAAGGGTTGTGACCGCGCTTTCGCCGACCCCCCTTGGCGAGCGGCCTCTCGGACACACCACCGGAAAGTCCTGCTGACTTCCTCGAGTTGTTGTCGGCTGCGGAGCGCGGGGCACTCTGGCGCCGGCCAGGCAGCTATCGATCAGGCCGGGCCGGAGCTGGATATGACGTAGGCCCCGGCCTCTGAGAGCCCTGGACGCTCTTGGCAACAGTGCGCTCAAGGATTGCTCGAAGTCGGCTTCAGAAGTGCTACTGCCCTGGCTGGGCGGGGCTTTGGGGCAGCTTCCCGGGTGGGGGTGGTGGGGCATGCTGTTGCTCGGTCTCCTGCGGACGGGGGCCGGGGAGGGCGGGCGCCGACGGTGCGTCCACAGGCTGCCGGGGTGTGCCCGGCGGCGGCTGCGCCGAGGAGTTTGCGCAAGGGCCGGTCTTCATTCCCGTTCCCGGTTGTCACCGCAGTGAGCAGGCACCCCGCGATCCAGGCGGCTTTTGCCGCTGATGAATTCTGGAGGAATCCATGACCGCCCCCCGTATTCCCAACCCCGCCATCGCCGCCGGCCCCGACACTCTTCCGGCGCTGCTGGCGCTGGGTGAGGCCGTGAAGAAGACCGGGCTGCCGGACACGACGATCAACCTCATCTACCTGCGGGCCAGCCAGATCAACGGCTCCAGCTGGAATGTGAACAAGCACGCCGGTGACCTGACGGCGGCCGGGGAGAGCGACGAGCGGGTGCGCACCGTCGCCGCCTGGCGCGACACCCCGTTCTTCAGCCCCGAGGAGCGTGCGGCGCTGGCCCTGACCGAGGCGGCGACACGGCTGGCCGACACCGTGGACCCGGTCTCCGACGAGGTGTGGGCCGAGGCCGCGAAGCTCTACAGCGACCAGGAGCTCGCCGGGATCCTGCTCGCGGCCGGGGTGAACAACCTGTGGCACCGGCTCATGCCGACCACCCGTCAGTCCGCGCAGCCCGCGCCGCCCGCGGCCGGCTGAGCGTCACAGTGACAGCCGTGTCCCGGCCGAGGAACGGCGCCGGCCGGGGCACGGCAGACCACACAGGCAGAGCAGCCAGGAGCCTGGGAGGCGTGCGGTGGACGAGCTGGAGTGGCTGGCGGGGCGTTTCGAGGAGCACCGGGGGCATCTGCGCTCGGTCGCCCATCGCATGCTCGGTTCGACGGCCGAGGCCGACGACGCGGTGCAGGAGTGCTGGCTGCGGCTGAGCCGCTCCCCCGGGCGGGAGATCACCAATCTGCAGGGCTGGCTGACCACCGTGGTGGGCCGGGTCTGTCTGGACATGCTGCGCCGGCGCCGCTCGCGCCGGGAGGACTCGCTGGAGGCGCTGGTCCCCGCGGTGGCCGCCTTCTACGAGGACGACGACACTCCCGAGGAGTACGCGCTGCTGGCCGACTCCGTCGGGCTCGCGCTGCTGGTGGTGCTGGAGTCCCTGGAGCCCGCCGAGCGGCTCGCGTTCGTGCTGCACGACCTGTTCGGCGTGCCCTTCGACGAGGTGGCACCGATCGTGGACCGCACCCCGGCCGCCGCCCGCCAGCTCGCCAGCCGCGCGCGGCGCCGGGTGCGCGGCGGAACAGCGGCGGCGCCCGACGAGAGCCGGCGGCGGGAAGTGGTGGAAGCGTTCCTCTCC
Above is a genomic segment from Streptomyces sp. R21 containing:
- a CDS encoding polysaccharide deacetylase family protein, translated to MKILKRRPRLLILLTLAVVAAVTVTVVMIIQANKMETVSPGEERDRAASGAAVPPGQVDCRKVKCIALTFDGNPGEPTDRLMDLLKEYKAPSTFFLEGRRIHKFPEVVRRIAKDGHEIGDHTWTHAVLTDVSDAQIRDELRRTARAISGLTGSEPTLMRPPQGRTDDRVSKVSKELGMAQVLWTVTAKDYETDDTALITKRVLAGAGRDGIILLHPLHKGTVPAMPSILKALRKQGYTFVTVSQLLAPSKAEPGKIYK
- a CDS encoding helix-turn-helix transcriptional regulator, with product MTERLEVQMTAQGRRRELAEFLRSRRARRTPADAGLPTFGRRRTPGLRREEVATLAGVSITWYTWLEQARNIRVSRQILGSLATALGLDEVERAHLFRLADEPPPDGAPSRAELPAQYELLLTHLDPNPAFIVNPRFDILAWNRGCELLYGDLGALPASRRNVLWLTFTAPEVREMTRDWETEAALTVALFRTQANEGILAPEITGLIAELADASPDFARLWRRKELAPFVPKARTIDHPLLGEVTLDYVKLHVANDDKTLVSYLLPPGSEVESQFLKLVRNPGA
- a CDS encoding sigma-70 family RNA polymerase sigma factor produces the protein MDELEWLAGRFEEHRGHLRSVAHRMLGSTAEADDAVQECWLRLSRSPGREITNLQGWLTTVVGRVCLDMLRRRRSRREDSLEALVPAVAAFYEDDDTPEEYALLADSVGLALLVVLESLEPAERLAFVLHDLFGVPFDEVAPIVDRTPAAARQLASRARRRVRGGTAAAPDESRRREVVEAFLSAARHGDLDALVAVLDPDAVARSNGLPVARGALEVAQGASSFAPFAQAAQLALINGSPGVLAQQEDGGFRALTFRISGGKVLEVDVISDGEQLRRLELALMESTTRD
- a CDS encoding Uma2 family endonuclease codes for the protein MTAEMVAPAWMHAQVTAEQYDSWSEEQCAGIEVVDGMIVVSPSASKRHNRLARILANALDATAGPNWNADTDFDVRLQDVPLTNRRPDVVVYRADTLDITPTRPEHVLLVVEVVAPGSETTDRIVKVDQYAKAGIPFYWRIEQSVTGLPLVYTYLLDPASGVYRDDVVFTGVVKAAAPFRVEIDLSTL
- a CDS encoding carboxymuconolactone decarboxylase family protein codes for the protein MTAPRIPNPAIAAGPDTLPALLALGEAVKKTGLPDTTINLIYLRASQINGSSWNVNKHAGDLTAAGESDERVRTVAAWRDTPFFSPEERAALALTEAATRLADTVDPVSDEVWAEAAKLYSDQELAGILLAAGVNNLWHRLMPTTRQSAQPAPPAAG
- a CDS encoding SDR family oxidoreductase gives rise to the protein MRVVIMGGTSGIGLAAAERLTAAGAEVIVTGRDPEKLAAAKDRVAGAEQVDGASETDVAEFFERIGVIGHLVLAFSPGALGFGPLADVSLASIRGAFDGKLFPYLYAIQKADVTGSVTMISAATARAALPGSVALAAVNGAIERIVSPLAAELAPVRVNAVAPGAVDTAWWSFLPEEQRAAQFTAVAADLPAKRIGRPGDVANAIAYLIGADYVTGTVLPVDGGFTVA